The following proteins are co-located in the Theropithecus gelada isolate Dixy chromosome 19, Tgel_1.0, whole genome shotgun sequence genome:
- the ERICH4 gene encoding glutamate-rich protein 4 translates to MELWRQLSQAGLVPPGLGPPPQALREVPPVEIPGQTLRTAGTDTGGAWDSLLWIREELENLRRVDVQLLGQLCSLGLEIGALREELVTILEEEEESSEEEEEDQEPQWKQEEEHLEACPAPHPPDFEMMI, encoded by the exons ATGGAGCTGTGGAGGCAGCTGAGTCAGGCTGGACTGGTGCCTCCGGGGCTGGGCCCACCCCCCCAGGCCCTGAGGGAGGTCCCACCAGTGGAAATCCCTGGTCAGACCCTCAGGACTGCAGGGACAGACACTGGAGGTGCCTGGGATAGTCTGCTGTGGATCAGGGAGGAGCTG GAGAACCTGCGCCGAGTTGATGTCCAGCTGCTGGGacagctgtgcagcctggggctgGAGATAGGGGCGCTGCGGGAGGAACTGGTCACCAtattggaggaggaggaggagagcagcgaggaagaggaggaggatcaAGAGCCCCAgtggaagcaggaggaggaacaCCTGGAGGCCTGCCCAGCCCCACACCCCCCTGACTTTGAGATGATGATCTGA